ACACCACCTTTATTGACACCTGTTACCCGTACTTGCACACTTTGGGAATTCTCCTGCATTTCTAACAGTTTTTCCCAAATTTGTTTCACTTCCAATTGCTTGCGGGAAATGGTAACTTGACCTTCAGCATCCTGATCCCGAATAATCAAAAACTCTAGTTCCTCATTCATCGGTAATACTTCCGACAAATCAGCTACTGCTCTCAAGGAAGCCTCTTCTTGGGGAAGAAACGCGGAGGATTTCCCACCAATATCAACATAAGCGCCATCGTGGTCAACTTGGAAAACTTTACCACGAACAACTTGTCCTTTTTGAAATTGGTAATCGTGTTTTTCCAAGGCTTTGGCAAAATCATCCATTGAAAAAGACGAGTTGGCTGTTTGAGAAAGTTTAGATTCGGAATTCATGACGTTTGAAGATAAATTGTTATTTGTTTAGTTGTCAGTGGTCAGTGGTCAGTTGTCAGTTGTCAGTGGTTAGGCTAGTACAGATTGGCGGAAATAAACCAACTATTCTAAATCGTTAAGAAGCCTATAACGTCTTAGTTTTGACTTTTAACTGGTTACTGAGCTTGTCGAAGTATTGACTTTTGACTTCTGCCCTGCGGTACTAGTAGTTCGTCAAATTTATTTTGACGGGTAATGATCGGAAAAAACTTCTGTTCTTCCCTCCCCCACCTCCCCTACCTCCCCCACCTCCCCTACCTCCCCCACCTCCCCTACCTCCCCTGCCCCCTACTTGCCTTCACCCGTCATTTTCGGGTTGACAGACTACTAGTTGGCTAAAAAGTTGTTGAACTTGCTCCCAAGCATCTGCCGCAGCTTTAGAATTATAACTGGCACGACGGTCACAAAAAAATCCATGACCAGATCCATCGTAACGAAACAGACGATGAGAAATGTGATATTTTGCAAGTTCGGCGGTAATCTCGTCTACTTGTTCTGGAGGAATACTCGCATCTTCCTCACCAAAAAAGGTGTAGATAGTGCCTTTAATTGCTGATGTCCGGGTAATACTGGGATTTCCACCTCCGGGAGTACGAGTAGTGATACCCGCACCGTAAAAGGAAGCAGTGGCTTTAATATCAGAGAGTGTTGCAGCTAGATAGGCGACGTGACCACCAAAACAAAAGCCAATACAACCAAATCCATCTGGTCTAACATTGGGTAAAGTTTTTAAGTAGTCAATGGCTGCTTGAATATCGCTTAAAAGTTCTGATGCTGTGGTTTGTGACCAAGCGTATTTTTTGCCTATTTCCACGTCTTCGGGCGTGTAACCAGTTTCAAATCCAGGGGCTTGACGTTGAAACAGGGCTGGAGCGATCGCCACATATCCTAGTTTAGCAATCCGTTCGGTGACATCCCGAATATGCGCGTTAACCCCAAAAATCTCCTGGAGAACGACAATTCCCGGATAAGAACCGGGCGCGGTGGGTTGAGCTAAATAGGCGGCTATTTGCAAATTGTTTTGAGGAATTTGAATTGTTGTAGTCTGTATTGCTGACTCTGTCATAATATAAGTTGTGAGTAGGGAAATAGGTAAGAGGTACGAAGCACAAGTTAATAATAGTTATATCTATCAGCAATTAGTAACCACTAATGGCGTTGTGAATTACGATTTATTTACTGATCGGACTTACATTCATTTTGACCCTTACCTTCTGATTTGGTGTATTCTTCTGTGATAATATTTTCCATAGCAAACTAACCCATTAATCATATATTAAACAGGTAAATTATGGCTATTTGTATAAGTCTTATGGAGCAGAATTGGTAATGATTCAATTCCGTATTCAGCCAGATAGTGAAATTCCTGCATCTAATCAACTGTTTAATCAGATCAGATTTGCGATCGCCTCTGGGCAATATTCACCCGCATATAAACTACCCAGTACCAGGGCTTTAGCCATGCAAACTGGATTACATCGCAACACCATCAGTAAAGTTTACCGCCAATTGGAGGAAGAAGGATTTGTCGAAAGTTTAGCAGGTTCAGGCATCTATGTCCGCGCTCAAGGTCATGAAGGCGGAAGCAGATCCCAGTCTCCCATGCTCAAACAAAATCCTCAAGCCTATAAGGTGGTGCAACAAGCCCTAGATGAGTTACTGGGTCAAGGTTGTTCTCTCAATCAATCACGAGAACTATTTTTAGCAGAAGTTGACTGGCGCTTGCGTTGTAGTACCAGAGTATTAGTGGTGACACCATCTCAAGATATTGGGGCTGGGGAATTAATGGTTGATGAGTTAGAAGAATCCCTGCAAATCCCCCTCCAGCTAGTCGCAATGGAACAACTGATTGGAGTATTAGACCAAACCACTTCAGCCACATTAGTCACCAGTCGTTATTTTATCGGAGAAGTGGAAGCGATCGCTGCACCCAAAGCAGTTCGCGTGATTCCCCTAGATATTCACGACTACGGCAAAGAAATGACTGTCGTGAAAAGCCTACCCAAATCCAGTTGTATTGGTATAGTTAGCCTCAGTCCTGGTATTCTCAGAGCCACAGAAGTCATTCTCCACGGTTTACGAGGAGACGAAATATTAGTCATGACTGCTCAACCAAAGGATGCTTATAAACTACACGCGATCGTTAAACGCTCAGAAATAATCTTTTGTACAGATCAAGTCAGCTATGCCACAACCCAAGCAGCTATGCAAACAGTCTTAGAAGACCTCATCCGTCCACCCAAACTGATTCGCTGTGAAAACTACATCGGCACACAGTCCATCAACTTACTAAAACGCGAACTGGGATTAATTTAATTTGTCAGTTTTCAGTGGTCATTTGTCCCGGAAATAACCCTAATGAACAAATAATTTGCGCTTCCTGTTGTCCGTCTTCAGGATGAATCACACACAAAGAATTATTATCACGTAAAGAAATAATCATTGTGGCTAATTGTTCATCACTAATCCCACTTTTCAACTGCCGATTAAGTTTAACAATCGTCGTTTCTTTTAATGGATAAAGATAGATTTCTTCAACGGCCTTTTTCAAAGTTTGCCAATCTTCACCTAATGAAAATAACGATGAAAATAATGGGGTTTCTGTCTTCTTAATATAAGCATCTAATCTATAATATGTTCGATATCTTGCCCCTTTAGAGCTTCCTAATTGTCCTCCAGTCGTTTTGTGCTGTTCTAATACCAAATCAGCCCCTTGCGAGACAATTTCATGATGTTGGGGATGCTTTTCTAAAGGGGGTGTATTCCGGTTACATCTCGCCATTCTTAATATTCTCATTTGCGATTGAGTTACACTTTCTCCTTCCCTATTTATCCAAGCTAAAGCATCTGTACCATCAGCAGTGCGAAGATACATTAATACACCTTCAGGATCTAAATTTGTTCCTTGATATTCGCGGGTAGAATAGATAACATTAGGCAGATTTTTAATAATCTTCTCTAAATCAGGATCAGCATCTATGGCATTTTTCCAAATTTGAAAAGCTTCCGATGTTAAATCAACCTCTCCATCTTCTGCTTCATCTAAAATACCAGACTTTTCATGATAAAGATCAAGAATTTCTTGATAGGAAAGAGTATCTTCAAAAAATGCCTCATCTGTTCCCACCACATTAGCATTTTCTTGTAATCTTTCCCCTAATCTTCCGCGCAGATTGATTAATTCCTCTACTCCCTCCGCAGGTAAAAAGGAATAACAGAAAATTTCTGCCGCTTTTTGTCCAATTCTATCCACTCTTCCCGTTCTTTGAATTAAGCGAATAATTGCCCAAGGTAAATCATAATTAATAATAATCCGACAATCTTGTAAATTTTGACCCTCACTTAAAACATCAGTAGCAATTAAAATTCTAATTTGTTGTTCTTGGGGAATATTTTGTTTATTACTTTCTGGACTAAACCGATATGCTAATATTGTCGGATCATTTATTTTTCCTGTGACTAAAGTAGCTTGAGGAATATTCTCTTTTTCCAAAGACTCTTGTAAATAACGCGCTGTATCTGCAAATTGAGTAAAAATCAATATTTTCTCATATGCATGAGTTTCCGTTAATAACCCTTGCAAAGTTTGAAACTTTTGATCTAATTTATAACTCCATTCTCCGCAATTATTTAACAACTTCAATAACAATAAAGCATCTTCGCGTAAATCTTTTTTTAATTCAGATTTGAACAATCGAGAATCTAACCATTTAAACCGTTTTTGATATTTGCTTTGATAAAGTTCATAAATAGCTTTTGCTTGACGTTTATATTCCGTATCTTTACTGGTTAAACTTGCAAAACTAATTTCATCACCTTCATCATTTTCATCATCACCTATTTCAAAATCTAAAGCTGTAGAATTAACCGTATCAGCATCTTCATCATTATTACAAGTATCTAAAAATTCTGCATCCTGTGTACCAATAGGAATATCTAACTTATTTTCTAAAGCATAAAGATAAACATAATTCCGTAAAATGTGCCGTTCTAAAGATTCTAAAAAAGCAATACCACTACTTTCTAATCTTTTAAATAAATTCGTGCGACAAAAACCCATTAACCGTCTTCCCGCACGAGATAAACCATTTAAAATCTGTTGTTCTGTTGCTGTGGGAGGTTGTTTATATTTATCTAAAGTGTAATTTCCTAAACCGTAACGGGGTAAAGATAGAGAATTAATAATTTCGACAACTTCACTAGAGTATAATTTTCCATAATTATCATCATTATTAATCGTAAATTTAGCAGTTTTGGGAATCCGCACAGGAAAATAAGAACGAGTACCATCAGTAAATTGTAAATATTTACGTCCATTTAAAGGATCTGTATCAGCATAATTATTTTTAATAAAACTGCGAGTTCTCCTAATCATATAACGATTCATTAATTGTTGCCAATCTTCAAAATATTCGCTTTTTTCAAATGCTGCTAAAGTTCTCATATCGGTTTGGGGATGTTTGCGTTTAAACTCCATTTCATTCCCCAATTCCCTGATTAAATGTTCGGGTTTAATTCCTAAATATTTTGATTCAGGAACGAATAACCGTAACTGTGCAGATAAGTCAAAATAGCTTTTATTATAAGGAGTTGCAGTCAGTAAAATACACCGACTTCCGCTTTGTTCTATATATTCTTTAATAGCTGCATAACGTTGTCCATCTCGATTTCTTAAATTATGACTTTCATCTATTAAGACTAAGCGAAAACGAGCGGGAATTGTGGGTAATATTTTCGTGACTTGACTAATAGAAATTACTGCACCTCTTAAACCATATTCTTCTCGATATTTTTCCCACATAGAAACGAGATTTTTAGGACAAATAATGAGGGTACTAATTCCCAGTTCATCTTCAATAATTTTCGCTATAGCTGTCCCAACTAAAGTCTTTCCTAATCCTACCACATCCCCAATCATCACACCACCACGACGGTTAACATAATGCGCGGCTATTTTCACTGCTGCTGCTTGAAAAGGAAATAATTGAAAGTCTGAAGGTATTTGATATTGACTTAAACCATCTCGCGCTTCTTGCGATAGATGATAAGCCATTTTCAGATACACATAATAAGGATCAATTAACTTGTCCGTTGCCCAACTTTCATCTATAATTTTTGCTAATTGTTCAGAAATATCTAAACAAAAGTTATCTTCCCAACGTTCATCAAACCAAGTTTGTAATTTATTAGTAGCATCATGATCTAAAATATCAACATTTAATTCTCCCTGTGCTGATAAACCAGAAAAGGTTAAATTACTACTTCCTAAAAAACCGATTGCGGGTAAATTTGCATGATTTTGAGGAACTAAATATAGTTTCGCGTGGAGGGGATGACGTAAATAGAGTTTCACAACTACTTTTTGAGATTTTAATTGTGATTTAAGTCTTTTTAAACCCAATTCATCAGCATTATTTGGTTTTCCGATCATTAACTGTTGTCGAAATTCCTGAACTATGCGTTTTTGCAATTGAAAAGATTTATTTCTATCTATGGGTTTTTGGGATATTCCTAAACCTAATAGTTCCTGAAGTTCATCTTTTGGAAGTTTTTGCATTCCAATTAATAAGCGACAACAATTATTTTCTCCTCCGGTAAATTGTTCAATTTCTTCCTGTATTAATTTCCATCCTCGCAAGTTAAAATAACCGACACAAAAATCAGCCCTATTTGCAGATTGGAGGCTTTTTTTGAGTATAGGTAATAGTTGATCATTAATATTATCAAAAATCCGAGGCATAGTTGTTTATATTAGTTAATTGTCTGAATTATAGCATATTTCCATATCCCCGACTTCTTTGATAAATCTTGTGAATAAATGATAAATTGATGATAGAAGTCGGGGATATTATATCTTAATCTTCAACTTTTGCTAACCAAGCAAGTAAATCCTCCACATTATTAAAATCTAATAATGCTTCACTCAAATCTTCTAAAATATGTAAGGATAAACCAGCAACAGAACCGCGTATTTTCGGCGATATTTTACCAAACCGCTTACTCAACAGTCGCATGACTAAATTAAAAGTTGCTTCTTCTAGTCCTTCTTCTCGTCCTTCTTTCCTTCCTTCTTCTTTTCCTTGTTCCCGGCCTTCTTCTTTAATTTCTTGATAAACTCGTGTTTGTTTGAGTGTGATTCCTAACATAGATTCTACCTCTTGACGGTTGAGATTTTCAAACTTGTACATCATGATAGTTGTGATCATTTCTATTATGACGCTATTTGATGATGATGGTATTTCTTCCTTAGTTTTTGTTAATAAATACCTAGCTGCTTCTGGTGCTTGACTTTCTTCTAAAGTGGTTAATATCATCACTCCTACCCATGTTGGTAATTGATGAATATCCCCCAATTCATCTTAGTAATTGAAACAATAAAGATGGAAATTGTTGGAATAGTTTGTAAAAGATTGTATCTCGACGCATAACATAACTAATTTCTATTAATTAATTGTGTGATTATTATATAGCAATCCAAGAGTCAGATCCCCGACTTCTTAAAGAAGTCGGGGATCTTGGTGGTTAAACCAAATCCCGATAAGCATTTAAAGCTGCATCTTTCACGGTTTCTGCAACAATGGGAAAGGTACTCAATATATGACTAAATTCCCCTTCTGTTAACCCATATAAATGGGCAATTATTCCATCTAATTCGGCGCGGATTTTCCCTCTTTCTCTCTCGTCTGTAACTCCGTTTTTATGACTTCCTAAACCAACTTCTCTCGCTAATTCATCATATTCTGGTGTTGTACAGATTAGTTTGGCTGCACGTTCTACTATTTCTTGAAAATATGGGTCTTTTTCTGTTAATCTGGGTACGGGTAATTGATAAACATAGAACATATTCATATTACGGGATATTTTTAGTCTAACTTCATAATCAATCACAAAGCTATTCAATAATCCACAAATTAATAACAATTCTGAATTATTGCAGCAACTATTAGATAAGATTAAAGAATTTCCACAACATACATTTTTTGGTAAAATGCTAACAATTAAATTTCTAATATTTGTATTTTCCCCTGCTGATCTAAACCCTAATCTATAACGCTGATAATCTAACATTTGCCCCTGATCAACACCATATTTACCTAATACCGCTTTTCTTCCTTCCTCTTCGTCTATCCAGTATCGAGGTTCAGCAAACTTATGGGTAAATTGATGAATCATTTTCCCTTCATATAAAGGTAAT
The DNA window shown above is from Anabaena sp. WA102 and carries:
- a CDS encoding helicase-related protein, encoding MPRIFDNINDQLLPILKKSLQSANRADFCVGYFNLRGWKLIQEEIEQFTGGENNCCRLLIGMQKLPKDELQELLGLGISQKPIDRNKSFQLQKRIVQEFRQQLMIGKPNNADELGLKRLKSQLKSQKVVVKLYLRHPLHAKLYLVPQNHANLPAIGFLGSSNLTFSGLSAQGELNVDILDHDATNKLQTWFDERWEDNFCLDISEQLAKIIDESWATDKLIDPYYVYLKMAYHLSQEARDGLSQYQIPSDFQLFPFQAAAVKIAAHYVNRRGGVMIGDVVGLGKTLVGTAIAKIIEDELGISTLIICPKNLVSMWEKYREEYGLRGAVISISQVTKILPTIPARFRLVLIDESHNLRNRDGQRYAAIKEYIEQSGSRCILLTATPYNKSYFDLSAQLRLFVPESKYLGIKPEHLIRELGNEMEFKRKHPQTDMRTLAAFEKSEYFEDWQQLMNRYMIRRTRSFIKNNYADTDPLNGRKYLQFTDGTRSYFPVRIPKTAKFTINNDDNYGKLYSSEVVEIINSLSLPRYGLGNYTLDKYKQPPTATEQQILNGLSRAGRRLMGFCRTNLFKRLESSGIAFLESLERHILRNYVYLYALENKLDIPIGTQDAEFLDTCNNDEDADTVNSTALDFEIGDDENDEGDEISFASLTSKDTEYKRQAKAIYELYQSKYQKRFKWLDSRLFKSELKKDLREDALLLLKLLNNCGEWSYKLDQKFQTLQGLLTETHAYEKILIFTQFADTARYLQESLEKENIPQATLVTGKINDPTILAYRFSPESNKQNIPQEQQIRILIATDVLSEGQNLQDCRIIINYDLPWAIIRLIQRTGRVDRIGQKAAEIFCYSFLPAEGVEELINLRGRLGERLQENANVVGTDEAFFEDTLSYQEILDLYHEKSGILDEAEDGEVDLTSEAFQIWKNAIDADPDLEKIIKNLPNVIYSTREYQGTNLDPEGVLMYLRTADGTDALAWINREGESVTQSQMRILRMARCNRNTPPLEKHPQHHEIVSQGADLVLEQHKTTGGQLGSSKGARYRTYYRLDAYIKKTETPLFSSLFSLGEDWQTLKKAVEEIYLYPLKETTIVKLNRQLKSGISDEQLATMIISLRDNNSLCVIHPEDGQQEAQIICSLGLFPGQMTTEN
- a CDS encoding GntR family transcriptional regulator, which codes for MIQFRIQPDSEIPASNQLFNQIRFAIASGQYSPAYKLPSTRALAMQTGLHRNTISKVYRQLEEEGFVESLAGSGIYVRAQGHEGGSRSQSPMLKQNPQAYKVVQQALDELLGQGCSLNQSRELFLAEVDWRLRCSTRVLVVTPSQDIGAGELMVDELEESLQIPLQLVAMEQLIGVLDQTTSATLVTSRYFIGEVEAIAAPKAVRVIPLDIHDYGKEMTVVKSLPKSSCIGIVSLSPGILRATEVILHGLRGDEILVMTAQPKDAYKLHAIVKRSEIIFCTDQVSYATTQAAMQTVLEDLIRPPKLIRCENYIGTQSINLLKRELGLI
- a CDS encoding DUF2887 domain-containing protein, which codes for MRRDTIFYKLFQQFPSLLFQLLR
- a CDS encoding dienelactone hydrolase family protein translates to MTESAIQTTTIQIPQNNLQIAAYLAQPTAPGSYPGIVVLQEIFGVNAHIRDVTERIAKLGYVAIAPALFQRQAPGFETGYTPEDVEIGKKYAWSQTTASELLSDIQAAIDYLKTLPNVRPDGFGCIGFCFGGHVAYLAATLSDIKATASFYGAGITTRTPGGGNPSITRTSAIKGTIYTFFGEEDASIPPEQVDEITAELAKYHISHRLFRYDGSGHGFFCDRRASYNSKAAADAWEQVQQLFSQLVVCQPENDG